In Rhea pennata isolate bPtePen1 chromosome 13, bPtePen1.pri, whole genome shotgun sequence, the following proteins share a genomic window:
- the PIEZO1 gene encoding piezo-type mechanosensitive ion channel component 1: MERRVLCAGLYWLLLPLALLAACIFRFNVLSLVYLLYLLLLPWFLGPSEHTVKGHTGRLLKALLGTSIVFLVAHFVFQICLYTLPGLDRLLGPSCSTWEILARHVGVTRLDLNDILNSVRLVAPDAGILLVSSLCLCLCRRLVPKAGAAARSPESLEPLERGEEEEEEDVERDEETPLSAKLRVTAHWLLRAAGTGLAVLLLALAGITLPSASSSVYYVLFVGLCTWWACHLPASRPAFDALCVLVGVYAGAHLLCLYVYQTPFIQGVFPPPTIWARVFGFKDIVLYANCSQPNALVLNAGHPWPVYANPGILLVLYYTVATLLKLRRLDAGERRAGPPERCPNRELLELESWPKDGDGLAEDTKPMLSPRAEPGSGPENCTVHVLGPAPQLGKKRRSERQPLHMLGHVVMKQSYVCALIAMMVWSITYHSWLTFVLLLWACLIWIVRSRHHFAMLCSPFILLYGVALCSLQYVWGMDLAPELPTRVGFMSLEQLGLVRPKYPCLDLGAKLLLTLTFWLLVRQFVKEKLLTRKCPSTPLLEVTVSDTEPSRQQDVLKALGALVQDFYAKYWICVCAGMFIVVSFAGRLVVYKIVYMFLFLLCLTLFQVYYSLWRKVLKAFWWLVVAYTMLVLIAVYTFQFEDFPMYWRNLTGLTNEQLGDLGLEQFSVSELFSSTLIPGFFLLACILQLHYFHRPFMHITDLEHIPAAEPQPCHIPRSQELHGSRLLRDAAAAESARAEEDDSNAASQVPTKWGLVLERLIVLGQTFSDRLTCVQVFVRRLLELHILKLVALYTVWVALKEVSLMNFLLVLLWAFAMPYCRFRHMASCLSTVWTCIIIVCKMLYQLKIVDPSEYSSNCTQPQHNATNLSPEELGNSTLYRGPVDPANWFGIRKGFPNLGYIQNHLLVLLLLVFEAVVYRRQEYYRKQFQLAAPVTETIFEDVSCEHLDHGLVSCAKYFLNYFYYKFGLEICFLMTVNVIGQRMNFMVILHGCWLVVILTRRRRAAIARLWPKYCLFLVIFLLYQYLLCVGMPPALCIDYPWRWSRSLPINSALIKWLYLPDFYTAPKSTNLINDFVLLLCVAQQWRVFVAERTEEWLQAAGENADRLDLARDPHSPTPNFIHCRSYLDMAKVVVFRYLFWFVLVVVFITGATRISLFGLGYLLACFYLLLFGTAMLRKPVRARLVLWDCLILYNITVIISKNMLSLLSCVFVQQMQSNFCWVIQLFSLVCTVKGYYDPKEMGKDQDCSLPVEEAGIIWDSICFFFLLLQRRVFLSRYYLHVMLDLQASALQASRGVALFKASMLKSMRSHRQAEKKSLAQLKRQMERIRAKQEKYHQERLPGGAGEGQDEARPEPGGQADPARRRERWWRPWLDHAAVLHSGEYFLFESDSEEEEEAAVPEEPRPGKQSAFQLAYQAWMTNTKTALRQQEQREQRKLEQPGAELAAGDGGERRASEAEGPDGAQSQEEEEEEEEEEGSERGNVVQRALNTLRFLWVLCQATVDGLTQWLHACTKEHTDMSTVLRVERYVLTQRLATGEDVHRGVLDELYKPLDDGPEEPSQRAAAGTDPQNGVASSGRGGADLGQRAERPGGCAARRSGEERAPALGSRDEVAGSRELLALPQNRTRTASELLQNRQLRFATLDESDRFYQSHNRFLKLLLAVYHCVAAHSELLCYFIIILNNMVTASVISLFLPILVFLWAMLSVPRPSKRFWMTAIIFTEVMVVVKYLFQFGFFPWNSYATLVRNEGKPFFPPRILGLEKTDRYIKYDLLQLLALFFHRSLLLCYGLWDHEEDPFAKKRVEDEDEEERQEEAQPPAAGEEGVEAQVELGAPEASVRTEQEDDAVGQDKDNGAGSSHLRFRRKKKRWSKKQKEAVEEGDGGEEEEEEEEEEEEEAKQSHSQEKLKAFGLQVKLFFLTMAQNMYRPVRNFFWDILHTQYRAATDVYAFMFLADVVDFIIIIFGFWAFGKHSAAADITSSLSDDQVPEAFLVMLLIQFTTMVIDRALYLRKTVLGKLIFQVILVFSIHLWMFFILPAVTERLFSLNTVAQLWYFVKCIYFSLSAYQIRCGYPTRILGNFLTKKYNHLNLFLFQGFRLVPFLVELRAVMDWVWTDTTLSLSNWMCVEDIYANIFIIKCSRETEKKYPQPKGQKKKKIVKYGMGGLIILFLVAIIWFPLLFMSLVRSVVGVVNHPIDVTVTLKLGGYEPLFTMSAQQQSIQPFTPQDYEALTNEFERQPVAMQFITLYSYEDIVTARIEGSSGSLWSISPPSREQMRRELQNGSSDITLRLTWTFQRDLGKGGTVEHTFDKHTTDLQPGAPERAELAELLQGTRNTPVQVPKLFPKYIRAPNGPEANPVKQLLPDGEDSYLDVEVQLKRERVGSGRGSDSFLEWWVVRLKDAPPRDGNILPMVIFNDKVSPPSLGFLAGYGIMGLYVSIVLVIGKFVRGFFSEISHSIMFEELPCVDRILKLCQDIFLVRETGELELEEELYAKLIFLYRSPETMIKWTREKE; encoded by the exons GTCACACCGGCCGCCTCCTCAAAGCTCTCCTGGGCACCAGCATCGTCTTCCTCGTTGCCCACTTCGTTTTCCAGATATGCCTCTACACGCTGCCCGGCCTGGACCGGCTGCTGGGGCCCAGCT GCAGCACCTGGGAGATCCTCGCCCGGCACGTCGGCGTCACCAG GCTGGACCTGAACGACATCCTCAACTCGGTGCGCCTCGTGGCGCCCGACGCGGGCATCCTGCTGGTGTCGTCGCTCTGCCTGTGCCTGTGCCGCCGCCTCGTCCCCAaggccggcgctgccgcccggaGCCCGGAGTCCCTGGAGCCCCTTGAGCGG ggggaagaggaggaggaggaggatgtggAGCGGGACGAGGAGACGCCGCTGAGCGCCAAGCTGCGGGTGACGGCCCACTGGCTCCTCCGGGCAGCCGGGACGGGCCTGGCCGTCCTGCTGCTGGCCTTGGCAG GGATCACCCTGCCCTCCGCCTCGTCCAGCGTCTACTACGTGCTCTTCGTGGGGCTGTGCACGTGGTGGGCTTGCCACCTCCCCGCCAGCCGCCCGGCCTTCGACGCCCTCTGCGTCCTCGTGGGCGTCTACGCGGGCGCCCACCTCCTCTGCCTCTATGTCTACCAGACGCCCTTCATCCAGGGGGTCTTCCCGCCCCCCACCATCTGGGCACG GGTCTTCGGCTTCAAGGACATCGTCCTGTACGCCAACTGCTCCCAGCCCAACGCCCTGGTGCTCAACGCCGGCCACCCCTGGCCCGTCTACGCCAACCCCGGCATCTTGCTCGTGCTCTACTACACCGTGGCCACCCTCCTGAAGCTGCGGCGCCTGGACGCCGGCGAGCGG CGAGCCGGGCCGCCGGAGCGGTGCCCGAacagggagctgctggagctggagagctggcCCAAGGACGGCGATGGCTTGGCTGAGGACACCAAG CCCATGCTGTCcccccgcgccgagccgggcaGCGGCCCCGAGAACTGCACCGTCCACGTCCtgggccccgcgccgcagctGG GCAAGAAGCGGCGCTCGGAGCGGCAGCCCCTGCACATGCTGGGTCACGTCGTCATGAAGCAGAGCTACGTCTGCGCCCTCATTGCCATGATG GTGTGGAGCATCACGTACCACAGCTGGCTGACCTTcgtgctgctgctctgggccTGCCTCATCTGGATCGTGCGGAGCCGGCACCACTTCGCCATGCTCTGCTCGCCCTTCATCCTGCTCTACGGCGTCgccctctgcagcctgcagtaCGTCTGGGGCATGGACCTGGCCCCCGAGCTGCCCACCCGCGTGGGCTTCATGAGCCTCGagcagctggggctggtgcGCCCCAAGTACCCCTGCCTGGACCTGGGCGCCAAG ctcctgctcaccctcACCTTCTGGCTCCTGGTGCGGCAGTTCGTCAAGGAGAAGCTCCTCACGAGGAAGTGCCCGTCCACCCCGCTCCTGGAGGTGACGGTCTCGGACACGG AGCCCAGCCGGCAGCAGGACGTGCTGAAGGCGCTGGGAGCCCTGGTGCAGGATTTCTACGCCAAGTATTGGATCTGCGTGTGCGCCGGCATGTTCATCGTGGTGAGCTTCGCCGGGCGCCTCGTCGTCTACAAGATCGTCTACAtgttcctcttcctgctctgcctcacCCTCTTCCAG GTGTACTACAGCCTGTGGCGCAAGGTGCTGAAGGCCTTCTGGTGGCTGGTGGTGGCGTACACCATGCTGGTGCTCATCGCCGTGTACACCTTCCAGTTTGAGGACTTCCCCATGTACTGGAGGAACCTGACGGGTCTCACCAACGAGCA GCTGGGCGACCTGGGCCTGGAGCAGTTCAGCGTCTCCGAGCTCTTCTCCAGCACGCTCATCCCAGGCTTCTTCCTCCTGGCCTGCATCCTGCAGCTCCACTACTTCCACCGGCCCTTCATGCACATCACGGACCTGGAGCACATCCCCGCGGCCGAGCCGCAGCCCTGCCACATCCCCAG GTCCCAGGAGCTGCACGGGAGCCGTCTGCTGCGGGATGCGGCTGCTGCCGAGAGCGCCAGGGCCGAGGAGGATGACTCCAACGCTGCTTCGCAGG TGCCCACCAAGTGGGGGCTGGTGCTGGAGCGCCTCATCGTGCTGGGCCAGACCTTCTCGGACAGGCTGACCTGCGTGCAGGTCTTCGTGAGGCGCCTGCTCGAGCTCCACATCCTCAAACTCGTGGCTCTCTACACCGTCTGGGTGGCTCTGAAGGAG GTCTCACTGATGAACTTCTTGCTGGTGCTGTTGTGGGCCTTCGCCATGCCCTACTGCCGCTTTCGCCACATGGCCTCCTGCCTCTCCACTGTTTGGACCTGCATCATCATCGTCTGCAAGATGCTCTACCAGCTCAAGATCGTCGACCCCAGCGAGTACTCCAGCAACTGCACCCAG CCCCAGCACAACGCCACCAACCTGAGCCCAGAGGAGCTGGGCAACTCCACGCTGTACCGGGGCCCTGTGGACCCCGCCAACTGGTTCGGCATCCGCAAGGGCTTCCCCAACCTGGGCTACATCCAG AACCACCTGCtggtgctgttgctgctggtgtTTGAGGCCGTGGTGTACCGGCGTCAGGAATATTACCGCAAGCAGTTCCAGTTGGCGGCCCCCGTCACCGAGACAATCTTTGAGGACGTGTCCTGTGAGCACCTCGACCATGGCCTCGTCAGCTGCGCCAAATACTTCCTCAACTACTTCTACTACAAGTTTGGCTTGGAG ATCTGCTTCCTCATGACGGTGAACGTGATCGGGCAGCGGATGAACTTCATGGTGATCCTGCACGGCTGCTGGCTCGTCGTCATCCTcacgcggcgccggcgggcagccATCGCCCGCCTCTGGCCCAAGTACTGCCTCTTCCTCGTGATCTTCCTCCTCTACCAGTACCTGCTGTGCGTGGGCATGCCGCCCGCCCTCTGCATCG acTACCCTTGGCGGTGGAGCCGCTCCCTGCCCATCAACTCGGCGCTCATCAAGTGGCTCTACCTGCCTGACTTCTACACGGCCCCCAAATCCACCAACCTCATCA ATGACTTCGTGCTGCTGCTGTGCGTGGCCCAGCAGTGGCGGGTGTTCGTGGCCGAGCGCACCGAGGAGTGGCTGCAGGCTGCCGGCGAGAACGCGGACCGCCTCGACCTGGCACGGGacccccacagccccacacCCAACTTCATCCACTGCCG gtCATACCTGGACATGGCGAAGGTAGTGGTCTTCCGCTACCTCTTCTGGTTTGTCCTGGTTGTGGTCTTCATCACCGGTGCCACCCGCATCAGCCTCTTTGGCCTCGGTTACCTCCTTGCCTGCTTCTACCTCCTGCTCTTTGGCACCGCCATGCTGCGCAAGCCGGTGCGGGCTCGCCTCGTGCTCTGGGACTGCCTCATCCTCTACAACATCACTGTCATCATCTCCAAAAATATGCTGTCG CTTCTCTCCTGCGTCTTCGTGCAGCAAATGCAGAGCAACTTCTGCTGGGTGAtccagctcttcagcctggtgTGCACCGTCAAGGGCTACTACGACC CCAAGGAGATGGGCAAGGACCAGGACTGCTCCTTGCCCGTGGAGGAGGCCGGCATCATCTGGGACAGCAtctgcttcttcttcctcttgctcCAGCGCCGCGTCTTCCTCAGCCGCTACTACCTGCACGTCATGCTGGATCTCCAGGCCTCGGCCCTGCAGGCCTCCAG GGGCGTCGCGCTGTTCAAGGCCAGCATGCTGAAGAGCATGCGCTCGCACCGGCAGGCCGAGAAGAAGTCGCTGGCCCAGCTCAAGCGGCA GATGGAGCGGATCCGGGCCAAGCAGGAGAAGTACCACCAGGAGCGGCTGCCCGGCGGCGCTGGCGAGGGCCAGGACGAGGCCAGACCAG AGCCCGGCGGCCAGGCGGACCCTGCCCGGCGGAGGGAGCGGTGGTGGCGGCCATGGTTAGACCACGCCGCAG TGCTGCACTCGGGCGAATACTTCCTCTTCGAGTCGGacagcgaggaggaggaggaggcggccgTGCCGGaggagccgcggccgggcaaGCAGAGCGCTTTCCAG CTGGCCTATCAAGCCTGGATGACCAACACCAAGACGGCGctgaggcagcaggagcagcggGAGCAGCGGAAGCTGGAGCAGCCGGGGGCCGAGCTCGCTGCAG GGGACGGCGGAGAGCGGAGGGCGTCGGAGGCTGAGGGGCCTGACGGGGCCCaaagccaggaggaggaggaggaggaggaggaggaggaaggctcaG AGCGGGGCAACGTGGTGCAGCGGGCGCTGAACACCCTGCGCTTCCTGTGGGTGCTGTGCCAGGCCACGGTGGACGGCCTCACCCAGTGGCTCCACGCCTGCACCAAGGAGCACACGGACATGTCCACGGTGCTGCGGGTCGAGAGATACGTCCTCACCCAGCGGCTGGCCACG GGAGAGGACGTGCACCGGGGCGTCCTGGACGAGCTCTACAAGCCGCTGGACGACGGCCCCGAGGAGCCGAGCcagcgggcggccgcgggaACCGACCCCCAAAACGGCGTCGCTTCAAG CGGGCGCGGAGGAGCCGACCTCGGCCAAAGGGCCGAgcgccccgggggctgcgcggcgcggcgcagcggcgAGGAGCGCGCGCCGGCCCTGGGCTCGCGGGACGAGGTGGCCGGCTCGCGGGAGCTCCTGGCCCTTCCCCAAAACCGGACCCGCACCGCCAGCGAGCTCCTGCAGAACAG GCAGCTCCGCTTCGCCACGCTGGACGAGTCGGATCGGTTTTACCAGTCCCACAACCGCTTCCtcaagctgctgctggctgtcTACCACTGCGTGGCCGCCCACTCCGAGCTGCTCTGCTACTTCATCATCATCCTCAACAACATGGTGACCGCCTCCGTcatctccctcttcctgcccatCCTCGTCTTCCTCTGGGCCATGCTCTCCGTCCCCCGGCCCAGCAAGCGCTTCTGGATGACCGCTATCATCTTCACCGAG gtgatggtggtggtgaaaTACCTCTTCCAGTTCGGGTTCTTCCCCTGGAACAGCTATGCCACGCTGGTGCGCAACGAGGGCAAGCCCTTCTTCCCGCCCCGCATCCTGGGCCTGGAGAAGACCGACCGCTACATCAAGTACgacctcctccagctcctggcGCTGTTCTTCCACCGCTCGCTCCTGCTG TGCTACGGGCTATGGGACCATGAGGAGGACCCCTTTGCCAAGAAGCGAGTGGAGGACGAGGatgaggaggagaggcaggaggaagcaCAGCCCCCGGCAGCTGGCGAGGAGGGGGTGGAGGCACAGGTAGAGCTGGGGGCGCCAGAAGCGTCCGTGAGGACGGAACAGGAGGACGATGCCGTGGGGCAGGACAAGGACAACGGGGCTGGCAGCAGTCACCTCCGCttcaggaggaagaagaaacgCTGGAGCAAGAAGCAGAAGGAGGCTGTGGAGGAAG GGGatggtggggaggaggaggaagaggaggaggaagaggaggaggaggaggcaaagcAGAGCCACTCGCAGGAGAAGCTGAAGGCGTTTGGGCTCCAGGTCAAGCTCTTCTTCCTCACCAT GGCGCAGAACATGTACCGGCCCGTGCGCAACTTCTTCTGGGACATCCTGCACACCCAGTACCGGGCTGCCACTGACGTCTACGCCTTCATGTTCCTGGCTGATGTGGTTgacttcatcatcatcatctttggCTTCTGGGCCTTTGGG AAACACTCCGCGGCTGCCGATATCACGTCCTCGCTGTCAGATGACCAGGTGCCGGAGGCCTTCCTGGTCATGCTGCTCATACAGTTCACCACCATGGTGATCGACCGCGCGCTCTACCTCCGCAAGACAGTGCTGGGCAAGCTCATCTTCCAGGTCATCCTGGTCTTTAGCATCCACCTGTGGATGTTCTTCATCCTGCCAGCCGTCACTGAAAG GTTGTTCAGCCTCAACACAGTGGCCCAGCTGTGGTACTTCGTGAAGTGCATCTACTTCTCGCTGTCAGCCTACCAGATCCGCTGTGGCTACCCTACCCGCATCCTGGGCAACTTCCTCACCAAGAAATACAACCACCTCAACCTCTTCCTCTTCCAAGG GTTTCGCCTCGTGCCCTTCCTGGTGGAGCTCCGGGCTGTTATGGACTGGGTCTGGACTGACACCACACTGTCCCTGTCCAACTGGATGTGCGTGGAAGACATCTATGCCAACATCTTCATCATCAAGTGCAGCCGCGAGACAGAGAAG AAGTACCCGCAGCCCAAAgggcagaagaagaagaagattgTGAAGTACGGCATGGGGGGCCTCATCATCCTCTTCCTCGTGGCCATCATCTGGTTCCCGCTGCTCTTCATGTCGCTGGTGCGCTCCGTGGTGGGCGTTGTGAACCACCCCATCGACGTCACCGTCACGCTCAAGCTGGGGGGGTATGAG CCGCTGTTCACCATGAGCGCCCAGCAGCAGTCGATCCAGCCGTTCACCCCCCAGGACTACGAAGCCCTGACGAACGAGTTTGAGAGGCAGCCG GTGGCCATGCAGTTCATCACGCTGTACAGCTACGAGGACATCGTCACGGCCCGCATCGAGGGCAGCTCGGGCTCGCTCTGGAGCATCAGCCCGCCGAGCCGGGAGCAGATGCGGCGGGAGCTGCAGAACGGCTCCTCCGACATCACCCTGCGCCTCACCTGGACCTTCCAGAG GGACCTGGGCAAGGGCGGCACGGTGGAGCACACCTTCGACAAGCACACCACCGACCTGCAGCCCGGCGCTCCCGAGCGCGCGGAGCTCGCcgagctgctgcagggcacCCGCAACACCCCCGT GCAAGTGCCGAAGCTCTTCCCCAAGTACATCCGCGCGCCCAACGGCCCTGAGGCCAACCCCgtgaagcagctgctgccag ACGGGGAGGACAGCTACCTGGACGTGGAGGTGCAGCTGAAGCGGGAGCGCGTGGGCTCGGGCCGCGGCAGCGACAGCTTCCTGGAGTGGTGGGTGGTGCGGCTGAAGGACGCGCCGCCGCGCGACGGCAACATCCTGCCCATGGTCATCTTCAACGACAAAGTCAGCCCGCCCAGCCTGGGCTTCCTGGCCGGCTACGG GATCATGGGGCTCTACGTCTCCATCGTGCTGGTGATCGGGAAGTTCGTGCGCGGCTTCTTCAGCGAGATCTCGCACTCCATCATGTTCGAGGAGCTGCCCTGCGTGGACCGCATCCTCAAGCTGTGCCAGGACATCTTCCTCGTGCGGGAGACGGGcgagctggagctggaggaggagctcTACGCCAAACTCATCTTCCTCTACCGCTCGCCCGAGACCATGATCAAGTGGACACGAGAGAAGGAGTaa